The Branchiostoma lanceolatum isolate klBraLanc5 chromosome 1, klBraLanc5.hap2, whole genome shotgun sequence genomic sequence tttgcataattaatgcaaaaagtgccataattcttctaagtggtaaattattggactgtcaatattgtgacatgtgtgagttagttaaaggtgtacatggcgAAGCATTGATAATATAAaggtggaagtcatttgcataattatttggTGAATGCTTTTAAagaacgttgatgaaggttagacatccaggtaataagatacgccaaaaatagttactcaagcaactggataaatgtacaaccccgccctcaacaggaaaggaggtctacgcatCCAACTTTCAGCCACTTGGGACAAcgcgctccccccccccccccgacgaGCAACATTAGCTTCTAAAACAACAGgtgctaattgattcattagcatacatcTTGTCTTAACctgctattctattgaaccatctgaaattgtcttcacttcattaacatatctattcagagttttggtataaaacctagttctaccagatctgtccttagtcactgacgaaagcttaaagatagcggatgctgtctgaaacgtcttgaCTGTTTCaagatcttatccagttgcttgagtaactatttttggcgcttTTAAAGAACATACGTTTCTTCCATTGATCTTCGACAGACATTTGATAAACTTTAATTTATTTTTGTTCCAGTGGCGCCCATGTCCCGTGCTGTAACAGCTTCGCCCTCGGAATCAACTTCCTCGGTTACTTCGAGAACGCCACGCCCACCGCAGCGGCTCTGGAGGCCGGGGAAGACCTGATCGCCTGCGGGGTGGAGAGGGGGAAAATACGGCAGGGTTACGACTTGAACTGTCACCTGGACCTCGGGGCGGCGAGCGGGGACACGGACTGCCCGGGTGCAGCTCTTTGCCGCTACGCAAGGAGGCGCTACAGCGGTCTGTAGAGACACGGACTGTCCGGGTGCAGCTCTCTGCCGATACGCCAGGAGGCGTTACAGCGGTCTGTAGAACAACAGACTTGAACAATCAATGTTTATGTACCAGTGAAATCACAACATCGCGCCCACTGTGAATGTCATTACTGAGTGTTGATTCAGCTTCTCAAAGTTTCACGTCATTATTTAAAAAATGGAGGACGaagcacattttatttccaattgtCCAGTTAAccatgacgaaagaaccgaattgtttaaacaagttaccacgaaataccCCTTCTTtaacacattcacggatgaacaaaaagctacttttctcttgaaatcacagaacccataaACTCTAgaaaaaagtgggacttttcgtcttccattgtctccaaaaaagaagtcaaacccagcttgtctagatatagccaacagtcgtatttagtataagtagtctattgttacaacataGTCAGTCGCAGTtcactgacgcatgtatgttttccgtatttccatgtatttgcaataagtCCActggcatgaacttgcaataaaacttttattaagtcacatgctatattgttatcaattgtctgtccgtcctttcatgttacatgtacttgcaattagcctacgggcaagaacttgcaataaacttattattattaagcCAACTTACCCACCGTCTTTTTGCTTATTAAAGGTCTAGAATGGTTAACATGAGTTCTTTTCTGTCTGTGGCTGCGGTACATTAGGCATGCGAAGAGagtcatttcatttattttataaTGGGTTAGAGAAAATTGGCACGGTTGGAGGAAAAACATAAAATTCTAATGCCTCGCGACTGGACTATGTGCCAATTTCCTATTGTCACGTTGCGTAAGCGGGTGGTAGAAAGTACTGGAGGGTTCATATCGCCCACGTCTCTATTATTGAATATCATGATTAAATAGATGAGCATGTCTCGGCGGCATCAGAGGCTTCATGAGGTCCTTGATCTTTCGCACCAGTTCCTCAGGAGTCGGCCGCTTGGACGGGTCGACTATCCAGCAGGACCTGACGATGCGGTACAGGTGCTGCGGACAGTTGTGCGGCTGCTGCAGACGGACATTTTTCCTCAGCAGCTCCAACAGTGTGCACACGTCGGGGTGCATCGGACCGCCAGCATAGCGCGGCTCCTCCCCAAAGctggcgatctcccacagcagcacgccgtacGACCACACGTCACTCTCACACGTGTACACGCCGTCCCGTAACGACTCCACggccatccacttcagcggcaACAGCTCATCCTCCCCGCCCTGGTTGGTGCGCGCGTACGCCGACGACACGTAAACGTCACGCGACAATCCAAAATCCGCGATCTTGGCCACCATCCTGTCGCTGATGACGACGTTGCGAGCTGCGATGTCCCGGTGCACGATCTTCAGACGTGCCAGCTCCGATAACCCACTGGCCACGTCGGCAGCAAAGCCGAGTCGTTCTAACACCCTCTTATGTCTCGTGATCTTGAAGTCTTCTCGCAAACTCCACAGGAAACGTCGCAGGTCCTCATTGCTCGCGTACTCCACCAGGATGTACTGGGGCTCGGACTTCGTCACAGCGCCGTAAAACCTGACTACATTGGGATGTCCCTCTTTGTCCTCGTGGATCCTGGCGAGTATGCTCATTTCCCGTTCGAAGTCCCGCACAACCGACGCTGTCATGCGGTCAGGCCTGATACTCTTAGCGGCCACCAAGACCTGGTAGCCCTCGGGTATGCGCAGCCTCCCCCGCACGACATGGCCGAACTCTCCCTCACCGATCATGTTTCCGAGATGAAGGTCCTCTTTGTCCACTTCCCACGGTGAGAGGATTTCTATGAGAGGCATCGTTTCTACATTTAAGTCCACATTTGTCTCTCCTGTTGATGACTTTCCTGTATTCTGTTGTCTTCTTAGAGTTATGATAACGATACAACCGACTACAAAAATGGAAGGAAGAGCAGTGGTCAACACTATCAAAACGGTTTTCCTATTTTCGGCGATGTTTTGACAAAATTCTCCAGACTGCCCTGCTGCACAAATACAGGTACCATTTACTGGATCACACGAGGCTTCGTTCTGACAGTAACACGTCATGCTGCAGTTCAGCCCGAATCTGCCAGGTGCGCAGGTGTCCTCACACTTGTCTCCATGGCGACCGGTAGTGCACACGCAACCCTCCCACCTGCCACACGTCCCACCGTACTGACAATCACACACTTGGCTGCAAACGTTCCCATGATAGTTGGGGAGGCATTCTGTAGCGTTCATCACAAACGTTCCACTGAAATCTTTACCATCTATATCCTTTACTATACAGGTATATCTGCCATTGGATGAATCTGTAACTGGTTGAAAGTTTATGGAATTGTTCAGTGTTACTCCTTGGCTTATGTTAGAGTCGATTTCTTCGTGTCCTGCTTGATAAAGCCACGTCATGTTTGCTACTTGGATGTGGGGAGCCACGCAGGTCAGGGCGAGGTTGGTGCCGATGTAGGTACTGACTGAGTCGCCAGGTGTCGCTGTGATGACGACCTCAGGCCAGGGGACATCACAGGCCCTCCCTCTCCAACCCGGGCGGCATTCACAGGCACCGCTGAAGCCATGGCAACGAGCCCCGTTCTTACAAACACACTTCTTGTCACATTCCACCCCGTACCTGTCCTCGGGACATCCTGTAATGTTGTACTGAAATATCAACTCGATACGCACTGGTCCTCCACGGAACGTGACATTAGCGCCACACTGCAACCAGCAGGATGTACTGCACCACATATCATTCAACTCTACAATGATGA encodes the following:
- the LOC136428703 gene encoding uncharacterized protein, with product MDVSGYPPLYDKRCETPVVSGRGPGKGRILSGDEYTVTANDKPIATYDDILKSSGLSGRNARFYIKDGCSWRFFRATKPTGDGFLFTSMLKGSGQQGRVEFQCHDRDWKKKGEVTTLDLSLDDDLPQWIPSDVFREKASVSLFIIVELNDMWCSTSCWLQCGANVTFRGGPVRIELIFQYNITGCPEDRYGVECDKKCVCKNGARCHGFSGACECRPGWRGRACDVPWPEVVITATPGDSVSTYIGTNLALTCVAPHIQVANMTWLYQAGHEEIDSNISQGVTLNNSINFQPVTDSSNGRYTCIVKDIDGKDFSGTFVMNATECLPNYHGNVCSQVCDCQYGGTCGRWEGCVCTTGRHGDKCEDTCAPGRFGLNCSMTCYCQNEASCDPVNGTCICAAGQSGEFCQNIAENRKTVLIVLTTALPSIFVVGCIVIITLRRQQNTGKSSTGETNVDLNVETMPLIEILSPWEVDKEDLHLGNMIGEGEFGHVVRGRLRIPEGYQVLVAAKSIRPDRMTASVVRDFEREMSILARIHEDKEGHPNVVRFYGAVTKSEPQYILVEYASNEDLRRFLWSLREDFKITRHKRVLERLGFAADVASGLSELARLKIVHRDIAARNVVISDRMVAKIADFGLSRDVYVSSAYARTNQGGEDELLPLKWMAVESLRDGVYTCESDVWSYGVLLWEIASFGEEPRYAGGPMHPDVCTLLELLRKNVRLQQPHNCPQHLYRIVRSCWIVDPSKRPTPEELVRKIKDLMKPLMPPRHAHLFNHDIQ